ATGATCTTCAGAAGCCTGTCGAAGCTTTGCTGCTTGTCGTTCATTATGGATGATGATTTTGTCTACTGGTTAAAAAAGTTGATGCGCACCGACGAGCCCATGTCCAGGTTCAGGATCGAGGCAATGCGCCCCTTGTTCTGGGCCACCTCCAGATGCCCGGCCGAGTTGAACAGGGCTACAAACTCGCCATCCTCCACCGCGTTGTAGGTGCTGGAGATCGCCTTTACCTTGTAGCGGTTGCTCTGGATCAGTATCTCGTAGCGGCGCCCCTTGGCCACGCGGTCGAACTCCTGGCAGGTAATGTTGGTGATGATGTTACCAAACGTATCGATGTAGATGACGTTGCCGATAATGAAGCTGGCGTCGAGCACCGGCAGTAGCATTGGCATATGGTTCACCGAAGGCTTGGGCGTTCCGATGCTCTCGATGGGCTCGCCCAAGGTGAGCGCCGCCGCCGCCTTGGCAAAGGGCACTAGCGCGCTGAAGCCGTTCCCCTGGTCCTCGTAGTCGACGGTCACCACCGCATCGGGCTGCGAGTCGCAGATGAGCCCCATCACCCCGTTATCCACCGCCACAAAGAAGTGCCCCTGGTAGCTAACCGCCACAACGGGCTTCTTGGGCGTAGGCTCGCTATCCACCCCTATTACGTGTACGCTTTTCTCGGGGAAATGGTGGAAGGCGCTCCGCATGACGTAGGCCGCGCCCTGTAGCTGAAATGCGGGAATCTGATGGGATACATCGATGATGGCAGCCGCTGGATTCCTCTTCAGAATCTCTCCTTTTAGGGCGGCTACGTAGAAATCGTGCCGCGACCAGTCGGTTGTGAGCGTTGCAATTGCCATCTGTTTTAAAGCGCTGTTGGAGTTTTATCGTGTGGTTTTGCGGATGTGCCGCTTACCGACAATCAAAATTAGTAAGATATTCCTTACAAAAGATGGTAGGCGTGCATTTTGCTGAAATTTGGAGGCAGATGCGGCTAAACCCCCGCTCCTCCGAGCCCTTTTCTGCTAATTTTACTACCTTCGCCGAGGTTTTTAACCCTTCTTTTACCCAAATAATTATCTAGTAATGGAGTTAAACGTAAAGAATCCGCTCGTAATTTTCGATCTCGAAACTACGGGAATCGATATGGTAAACGATCGAATCGTAGAGATCTGCATCCTTAAGGTATTCCCCGACGGGCATTCCGAGGTGAAAACGCGCAGGGTGAACCCTACCATTCCCATTCCTGCCCCATCAACGGCCATCCACGGCATTACCGACGAGGACGTAAAGGACTGCCCAACGTTTAAGGAGATCGCCAAGTCGCTGGTGCAGCTCATCGAAGGGTGCGATTTTGCGGGCTACAACTCCAACAAGTTCGATTTGCCGCTTTTGGCCGAGGAGTTCATCCGCGCCGGCATCGACTTTGATCTGAAAAAAAGAAAGTTCATCGACGTGCAAACCATCTTCCACAAGATGGAGCAGCGCACGCTGGTTGCCGCCTACAAGTTCTACTGCGATAAGGATCTGAACAACGCCCATAGCGCCGAGGCCGATACCGTTGCCACCTACGAGGTGCTCAAGGCGCAGCTCGACCGTTACCCCGAGCTGAAGAACGACATCGACTTCCTTTCCGATTTCTCGGCAAGGACCCGCAACGTCGATTTTGCCGGACGAATCGTTCTTAACGATAAGGATGTTGAGGTGTTCAACTTCGGCAAGCACCGGGGGCGTCCGGTGGTGGAGGTGCTGCAAGCCGAGCCCGGCTACTACGCCTGGATGATGAACGGCGATTTTCCCCTTTATACGAAAAATGTTCTAACCCGCATTAAGCTGGGGATGATGGTAAAGTAATCGTTCGATCGTGCTATGAAGATAATCTGTATAGGGCGTAACTACGTCGATCACGCTAAGGAGCTCGCCAATCCGGTACCCGAGGAGCCGGTCTTCTTTATGAAGCCCGACACCGCGCTGCTGCGCAACAACGCTCCCTTCTTTTACCCCTCCTTCTCGAAGGATATCCAGCACGAGGTGGAGCTAATCATTAA
This window of the uncultured Acetobacteroides sp. genome carries:
- a CDS encoding SAM-dependent chlorinase/fluorinase, producing MAIATLTTDWSRHDFYVAALKGEILKRNPAAAIIDVSHQIPAFQLQGAAYVMRSAFHHFPEKSVHVIGVDSEPTPKKPVVAVSYQGHFFVAVDNGVMGLICDSQPDAVVTVDYEDQGNGFSALVPFAKAAAALTLGEPIESIGTPKPSVNHMPMLLPVLDASFIIGNVIYIDTFGNIITNITCQEFDRVAKGRRYEILIQSNRYKVKAISSTYNAVEDGEFVALFNSAGHLEVAQNKGRIASILNLDMGSSVRINFFNQ
- a CDS encoding 3'-5' exonuclease, whose translation is MELNVKNPLVIFDLETTGIDMVNDRIVEICILKVFPDGHSEVKTRRVNPTIPIPAPSTAIHGITDEDVKDCPTFKEIAKSLVQLIEGCDFAGYNSNKFDLPLLAEEFIRAGIDFDLKKRKFIDVQTIFHKMEQRTLVAAYKFYCDKDLNNAHSAEADTVATYEVLKAQLDRYPELKNDIDFLSDFSARTRNVDFAGRIVLNDKDVEVFNFGKHRGRPVVEVLQAEPGYYAWMMNGDFPLYTKNVLTRIKLGMMVK